The DNA sequence CTCGTTACATGCAATAATTGTTCATTGGTTTCAATAAGTATGTTTTTAAATCTTCCTTGAAATAATGGCCCAGTTCTTTTTAGTTTAGCATTAAAATATTTGCTATAACTTTTTAGAACAAATTCCATATATCTTGAAATACCGCCTTTTTTCACTTGTTTAAGCAATAAATGAAGATGCGTCGGCATGATACAGTAGGCAATGATTTCAACTAATTTATTCGAATCTGATATCTCAGCTAATTTTTCTTCTTTTGTATTTTCAAATAATTCTAAAAAAGCAGAAAATTTGCAGGGGATATTCTCATGCATATAATAAAACAAAGTGCCTAGAATTCTATTGTAGTCTTTTTTCGCTTTAAAAATAACATAATCAGCAATGGTCTTCGTACAAATGTGATATATGCACTCTTCAACCAAAGGAATTTTCCGTTGCCCCATAAAGTACCTTTTTTTGCCCCAACCGCCAAACCCGGTTTGGAGGTTGGGTTACTTTATTTTGATTTTTTTGAATTTTCTTTTACCGGCTTGAATAACACATTCCTTTTTTAAAACAATAATTTTGTCTTCAAGGATTTTTTCACCGTCAATTTTTATCCCGCCCTGCTCAATTAAACGACGCGCCTCTTTTTTGCTGGGAGCAAGGCTTGAATTTACAAGCAAATCGGCAAGTTTTATCTCTTTAGCCTCTACTACACATTCTTCCATATCTTCGGGGTTTTGCTTTTTACAAAACACATTATCAAACTCGCACTTGGCATTATTAGCCGCATCTTTTCCGTGATATTTTGCGGTTATTTCTTCCGCGAGGCTCACCTTTGCTTCCCTGGGATGCATAGCCTTTACTTCTTTCAAATCCCTGTCCGTTAAAAGCTCAAAATATTTATACATCAGTTCATCCGATACGGACATTATCTTTCCAAACATATCCTTTGGAGTGTCATTTAAAGCTATATAATTTCCGTACGATTTTGACATTTTCCTTACGCCGTCAGTTCCTTCTAAAAGAGGCATAGTCAAAACTACCTGCGGATCCTGACCAAAATCTCTTTGAATTTCCCTGCCAAGCAAAAGATTAAATTTCTGGTCGTTACCGCCAAGCTCAACGTCCGCCTTAACCGCTACCGAATCATACGCCTGAAGTAATGGGTATAAAAACTCAACTACAGAAATCGGACTGTCATTCTTATATCTTTTTTCAAAATCGTCCCGTTCAAGCATCCGCGCAACCGTGTATTTTCCTGCAAGGTCCAGCAACCCGTTTAAACCCAAAGGGAAAAGCCACGAGCTGTTATAAACAACTTCAGTTTTTGACTTGTCAAGAATTTTAAAAAGCTGATCCTGATATGTTTTGGCGTTTTTCATCACGTCTTCCTCGCTCATTACCTGGCGAGTTTCTGAACGGCCGGAAGGATCTCCTATTCTCGCAGTTAAATCCCCTATGATAAAAATAATTTGATGCCCTAAATCCTGAAAAGTTTTCAGTTTATTCAGCAGAACGGTATGTCCTAAATGAAGGTCCGGAGATGTAGGGTCTACGCCCAATTTAATTCTTAAAGTTTTTTTTTCGGACAGTTTTTTGATAAGTTCTTTTTCCGATATTATGTCGGTTGCGCCGCGTTTTATTTTGCTGAGAATTTTATCCATATTTCAATTTCTCTTTAATCCGGGGCTAGTCCTCGTCTTCTTCATCAAGCTTATGCCGCGGAGTTTCCTTAGGCAGTATCGCGGAAAATATGGCTTGTTCGGGATTTTCCAGCTGGTCATGCATTTTAAGACGCTCATCTATTTTCTTTCGTATTTTTTCATCTAAAGCCGGATTATTTTTAACAATCCCGCGAAAAACATCTCCGGCGAGAATAATTATATCAGAATCTTCTTCCACTTTTACGGTTGCAGTTGCCGAGCGGGGAGTTAACAGCGAAATTTCTCCGAATAAATCCGTCGGCACGAGTTCGGCAACTTTAGTGACTTGTTTTCTTCGGCGAACATTAACCGAAACTTTTCCTGATTGTATTATA is a window from the Elusimicrobiota bacterium genome containing:
- a CDS encoding cyclic nucleotide-binding domain-containing protein gives rise to the protein MELTVKDSNWAKEVIRQSDFFDTLTEQELAQLVEGFEKRHYTKGTIIIFQGEISNKLFIIQSGKVSVNVRRRKQVTKVAELVPTDLFGEISLLTPRSATATVKVEEDSDIIILAGDVFRGIVKNNPALDEKIRKKIDERLKMHDQLENPEQAIFSAILPKETPRHKLDEEDED
- a CDS encoding transposase, which produces MGQRKIPLVEECIYHICTKTIADYVIFKAKKDYNRILGTLFYYMHENIPCKFSAFLELFENTKEEKLAEISDSNKLVEIIAYCIMPTHLHLLLKQVKKGGISRYMEFVLKSYSKYFNAKLKRTGPLFQGRFKNILIETNEQLLHVTRYIHLNPVSAYLVNKPEEWKFSSFNEYLDFDNKKQICNFTELIDLSPKNYREFVYDNIGYQRELQKIKHLTME
- the tyrS gene encoding tyrosine--tRNA ligase; this encodes MDKILSKIKRGATDIISEKELIKKLSEKKTLRIKLGVDPTSPDLHLGHTVLLNKLKTFQDLGHQIIFIIGDLTARIGDPSGRSETRQVMSEEDVMKNAKTYQDQLFKILDKSKTEVVYNSSWLFPLGLNGLLDLAGKYTVARMLERDDFEKRYKNDSPISVVEFLYPLLQAYDSVAVKADVELGGNDQKFNLLLGREIQRDFGQDPQVVLTMPLLEGTDGVRKMSKSYGNYIALNDTPKDMFGKIMSVSDELMYKYFELLTDRDLKEVKAMHPREAKVSLAEEITAKYHGKDAANNAKCEFDNVFCKKQNPEDMEECVVEAKEIKLADLLVNSSLAPSKKEARRLIEQGGIKIDGEKILEDKIIVLKKECVIQAGKRKFKKIKIK